The following are encoded in a window of Thermoanaerobacter ethanolicus JW 200 genomic DNA:
- a CDS encoding radical SAM/SPASM domain-containing protein, translated as MYYEKANVYITNDKKILFDLNKYDIYEIDDETFNLFEEIYFEVEKGVLFDKNINGSTPKKKEIYELLFRFRNYDSSGEKEITQIRIHTSNECNLKCKYCYANHGDYNQEEAIVTEEIAEKVADFIKLNFPKVKVIVFFGGEPLLGYKAMGKICEKMGKEIHYIVNTNLTILNEEIIKIINEYSINVTGSIDGPKEIHDLNRVYKRNGRGSFDIVRHNAKKLMEETEYFDTVDAVYTLQAQKKYSKHQIAEYLYKEFRVKYIAIGDVITEDETLKVEKEKVQDIEKEVEYVFDNIIADRFIYLNEYSLPLISFFSKSYNDNFCTTGISNITITASGDIWPCQLFIGKNEYHMGKIDFNDITNFDFKKFNEVSDNFYKIKKSRFSECQKCIARYWCVKCLGAIQKNNLEENIITSECVNVRKITEVVLEKLGYYILNGNFEKLYGNLKKTTKGIEDKFLNVV; from the coding sequence ATGTATTATGAAAAGGCTAATGTTTATATTACTAATGACAAGAAGATATTATTTGATTTGAATAAATACGATATATACGAGATTGATGATGAAACTTTCAACTTATTTGAAGAAATATATTTTGAGGTAGAAAAAGGAGTTTTATTTGATAAAAACATTAATGGAAGCACTCCTAAAAAGAAAGAAATATATGAACTGTTGTTTAGATTTCGGAATTATGACAGTAGTGGAGAAAAAGAGATTACCCAGATAAGGATCCACACGAGCAATGAGTGTAACCTTAAGTGCAAGTATTGTTATGCGAACCATGGGGACTATAACCAAGAGGAAGCTATAGTGACAGAAGAAATAGCGGAAAAAGTAGCTGATTTTATAAAGTTAAATTTTCCAAAAGTTAAAGTTATAGTATTTTTTGGAGGAGAACCTTTACTTGGATATAAAGCTATGGGAAAGATATGTGAAAAAATGGGAAAAGAAATACATTACATTGTTAACACTAATCTTACGATTTTAAATGAAGAAATAATAAAAATAATTAACGAGTATAGTATAAATGTTACAGGAAGCATAGATGGTCCAAAGGAAATACATGATCTTAATAGGGTATATAAAAGGAACGGAAGAGGAAGCTTTGATATTGTTAGGCACAATGCTAAGAAGCTTATGGAGGAAACAGAATATTTCGATACGGTGGATGCCGTATATACTCTTCAGGCTCAAAAAAAGTATTCTAAACATCAGATCGCAGAGTACCTTTACAAAGAGTTTAGAGTAAAATATATTGCTATTGGCGATGTGATTACAGAAGATGAAACGCTTAAAGTAGAAAAGGAAAAGGTCCAAGATATAGAAAAAGAAGTTGAATATGTGTTTGACAATATAATCGCTGATAGGTTTATTTATCTAAATGAATACTCTCTTCCATTAATATCATTTTTCTCCAAATCATATAATGATAATTTTTGTACTACAGGTATATCGAACATTACGATAACAGCCAGCGGGGATATATGGCCATGCCAATTGTTCATTGGGAAAAATGAATATCATATGGGGAAAATAGATTTTAACGACATTACAAACTTCGATTTTAAAAAATTCAATGAGGTGTCAGATAATTTTTACAAAATAAAGAAATCTAGATTTTCAGAATGTCAAAAGTGTATTGCTAGATATTGGTGTGTAAAGTGCTTGGGTGCTATACAAAAAAATAACTTAGAAGAAAATATTATAACAAGTGAGTGTGTAAATGTACGGAAAATAACAGAAGTAGTCTTGGAAAAATTAGGATATTATATTTTAAATGGCAATTTTGAAAAACTATACGGCAACCTAAAGAAAACGACAAAAGGAATTGAGGATAAATTTTTAAATGTTGTATAG
- a CDS encoding ABC transporter ATP-binding protein: MREFLFKFKKEFVLAVFFLVASVLINIYFAFIYKKLIDIATTRDLVKFYSVVKFAVMFTILEAVVGWLNRTTRFHYMKKTLIYLKDRLFRAIIKKDVEHFNEVNTGKYISIISNDVKIVEEDYFNNFFRLLGSAVGFVAALISLFILSYKITVMIILMAILSVIIPRIFDDKIAKMRNDYSESLELFTIESKDTLTGLEVIKSFGIEDKVHEKFSKVNEDVEDKKLKYSILLNTSDTMSEILSSFIFLSVFAVGLYFTIKGEMTLGTMIACVQLSNSIIMPIYSMGQNLNRILSLKSISQKINEVLQEKEEGDNYIPVKSFNDSIEFKNVSFSYTGETKALDNINFTIKKGGKYALVGTSGAGKSTILKLLLKQYENYEGEIKLDGIELRRIDKKDLFKIITLLHQNVFIFDGTVKDNITLFNDKYTYEEVIRAAKTAGLGPLLEKLPEDILSDVGEGGKLLSGGERQRIAIARSIITNASILALDEATAALDNETAYLIEKTILEMDITAIVVTHRLWSELLKKYDEIIVLRDGRIVERGKFDDLIERKGYFYSLFNIEKLDKVEEPVKEGGIFVV; encoded by the coding sequence ATGAGAGAATTTTTATTCAAGTTCAAAAAAGAGTTTGTGCTTGCAGTATTTTTCTTAGTAGCTTCTGTATTGATAAATATTTACTTTGCTTTTATTTATAAAAAACTCATAGATATAGCAACTACACGAGATTTGGTGAAATTTTATTCTGTTGTCAAATTCGCAGTAATGTTTACCATATTGGAAGCAGTAGTTGGATGGTTAAATAGAACAACTCGATTTCATTACATGAAAAAAACTTTGATATATCTAAAAGACAGGTTATTTAGAGCAATCATTAAAAAGGATGTGGAACATTTTAATGAAGTTAATACAGGTAAGTACATTTCAATTATTTCAAATGATGTAAAGATTGTAGAAGAGGATTATTTTAACAATTTCTTTAGGCTTTTAGGCAGTGCAGTAGGATTTGTGGCTGCATTAATTTCTCTATTTATATTAAGTTACAAAATAACTGTGATGATAATACTCATGGCAATTCTTAGTGTAATAATTCCTCGCATTTTTGATGATAAGATTGCTAAAATGAGAAACGATTATTCTGAGAGCTTAGAACTTTTTACTATAGAATCTAAAGATACTCTTACAGGACTTGAAGTGATAAAGAGCTTCGGGATAGAGGATAAAGTACATGAGAAGTTTTCAAAAGTTAATGAAGATGTGGAAGATAAAAAGCTTAAATACAGCATACTTTTAAATACCTCTGACACTATGTCTGAAATTTTAAGTAGTTTTATTTTCCTCTCTGTATTTGCAGTAGGTTTGTACTTTACCATAAAAGGAGAGATGACTTTAGGAACAATGATTGCCTGTGTGCAGCTTAGCAATAGCATAATTATGCCAATATACAGTATGGGTCAAAATCTCAATAGGATACTCTCCTTAAAGAGCATATCACAGAAGATAAATGAAGTATTACAGGAAAAGGAAGAGGGGGATAATTATATACCAGTAAAATCTTTTAACGATTCAATAGAATTTAAAAATGTATCTTTTAGCTACACAGGTGAGACAAAAGCTTTGGATAACATAAACTTTACAATCAAAAAAGGAGGAAAGTACGCATTAGTAGGGACGAGTGGAGCAGGGAAATCCACAATACTCAAGTTATTGTTAAAACAATATGAAAACTATGAAGGAGAAATAAAACTGGATGGGATAGAATTAAGGAGAATAGACAAGAAAGACTTATTCAAAATAATTACGCTATTACATCAGAACGTATTCATATTTGACGGGACAGTAAAGGATAACATAACCCTATTTAATGACAAATACACATATGAAGAAGTAATAAGAGCAGCGAAGACAGCAGGATTAGGGCCATTGTTAGAGAAATTGCCAGAGGACATATTAAGCGATGTAGGAGAAGGGGGAAAACTTCTATCAGGAGGGGAGAGGCAGAGGATAGCGATAGCGAGGTCAATAATAACAAATGCGTCAATACTAGCACTGGATGAGGCAACAGCGGCACTGGACAATGAAACGGCATATTTAATAGAGAAGACGATACTGGAGATGGACATAACGGCGATAGTGGTGACACACAGGTTGTGGAGTGAGCTACTAAAGAAATATGATGAGATAATAGTATTAAGAGATGGTAGGATTGTAGAGAGGGGCAAGTTTGACGATTTAATAGAGAGGAAAGGATACTTTTACAGTTTATTTAACATAGAGAAGCTGGATAAGGTAGAGGAACCAGTGAAAGAAGGGGGAATATTTGTGGTATAG
- a CDS encoding ABC transporter permease: MNRIITGIQMEFKSLRLYKWQVLTSLLILPLSYVFVLLLFGDIRGETVTYLISGYMVATLIGSFLGLYAIRICNLMEPQVLELYSTLSVSTFELATSLALSYIILTLPSILVSICISVAFSTTVNALFLILALLISIFTILLIGTFLGLLIKNIFIAQGIIPLLSWVFLLFAPVYYSTENLHPVYTSVLLINPVTHCLSLVRFALGFPPIANMIWSFIYLTVLITVLSIYVLKTFKRIYILERFY, from the coding sequence ATGAACAGAATTATTACTGGAATCCAAATGGAGTTTAAAAGCTTAAGATTGTATAAGTGGCAAGTATTAACTAGTCTTTTGATTTTGCCATTATCTTATGTTTTTGTATTATTATTGTTCGGAGATATCCGTGGAGAGACGGTAACTTATTTAATTTCTGGTTATATGGTGGCAACTCTCATTGGTTCTTTTCTAGGATTGTATGCAATAAGGATATGTAATCTGATGGAACCTCAAGTGCTTGAATTGTATTCTACTTTATCTGTTAGTACCTTTGAACTTGCTACTTCACTTGCTTTAAGCTATATAATACTTACACTTCCCAGCATACTAGTTTCAATATGTATTTCTGTCGCTTTTTCTACTACTGTTAATGCATTATTCTTAATTCTAGCTCTTTTAATCTCCATTTTCACTATCTTACTCATCGGAACTTTCTTAGGACTTCTGATCAAAAATATATTTATCGCGCAAGGTATAATCCCGCTGCTTTCGTGGGTTTTTCTACTTTTTGCACCGGTATATTATTCGACGGAGAATTTACATCCTGTATATACTTCAGTATTACTTATAAATCCTGTCACCCATTGCTTAAGTTTAGTAAGATTTGCTTTAGGCTTTCCTCCGATAGCTAATATGATCTGGTCGTTTATATATCTTACAGTTCTCATCACTGTTTTGAGTATTTATGTTTTAAAGACATTTAAACGCATATATATTCTTGAAAGATTTTATTAA
- a CDS encoding helix-turn-helix domain-containing protein, which translates to MLSSIGDKIKALRLQKNLSQSELCGNFMSRVVLSRIENGKALPSLEQLAYLAEKLEVPVSYFFSDSTGEKYILFEKNSSLLKDLFLAKDYYEIIKWSEENHNAFCEVEDSNKYYYLGMSYFYSNIFDKALKILKKYINAFTKSSTDFKRENIEKFSDALNSLFKIMLKNKNYEKGFHYLELARKYLYQFNALSLPVSFAIHNNLAYTYLKTCQFQKVVIILENFINYNNDIISLKIMPDIYTSLNIAYYNLGNYEKALYYIKKAILLFEFQGDHLEAGKCYLNYINTLRHSSKFKEVFEVLEKAKNDYKDDAELYHKFKIQEMILYFNIGMYEKVIELSESINTSLLSMRGKKELAFILGHIKYLNKEFEEAYRFLKKCEKYFAEENFYNDLSVIYEDLYAITGDVNYREKVLAVKNKSGRKNVIIK; encoded by the coding sequence ATGCTCTCTTCTATAGGCGATAAAATTAAAGCTTTGAGACTACAAAAAAATCTCTCACAAAGTGAATTGTGTGGAAATTTTATGAGTAGAGTGGTCTTGAGCAGAATTGAAAACGGGAAAGCACTCCCCTCATTAGAACAGTTAGCTTACCTCGCCGAAAAATTAGAAGTACCTGTAAGTTATTTCTTTAGTGATTCTACAGGAGAAAAATACATACTTTTTGAGAAAAATTCGTCTTTACTTAAAGACTTGTTTTTAGCCAAAGATTATTACGAAATTATTAAATGGTCCGAGGAAAATCACAATGCTTTTTGTGAAGTAGAAGATTCTAATAAATACTACTATCTTGGCATGTCTTATTTTTACTCCAATATCTTTGATAAAGCTTTAAAAATTTTGAAAAAATATATAAATGCTTTTACTAAATCAAGCACAGACTTTAAAAGGGAAAATATAGAAAAATTTTCTGATGCCTTAAACTCTCTTTTTAAAATAATGCTTAAAAATAAAAACTATGAAAAGGGATTTCATTACTTAGAGCTTGCAAGAAAGTATCTTTATCAATTTAATGCCTTGAGTTTACCTGTAAGTTTTGCAATACATAATAATTTAGCTTACACTTACCTCAAAACGTGTCAGTTCCAAAAAGTAGTAATTATATTGGAAAATTTCATTAATTACAATAATGATATTATAAGCCTTAAAATTATGCCAGATATATATACTTCTCTAAATATCGCCTATTACAACTTAGGAAATTATGAAAAAGCCCTTTACTATATAAAAAAAGCGATACTTTTATTTGAGTTTCAGGGCGATCATTTAGAAGCTGGAAAATGCTACCTGAACTATATAAATACCTTAAGGCACAGTAGCAAATTTAAAGAAGTCTTTGAAGTGCTTGAAAAAGCTAAGAATGATTACAAAGATGACGCTGAACTTTATCACAAGTTTAAAATTCAAGAGATGATTCTTTATTTTAATATCGGTATGTATGAAAAAGTTATTGAACTTTCAGAAAGCATTAATACTTCTTTACTCAGCATGAGAGGGAAAAAAGAGCTCGCTTTCATATTAGGTCATATAAAATACTTGAATAAAGAATTTGAGGAGGCTTATAGATTTCTTAAAAAATGCGAAAAATATTTTGCTGAAGAGAATTTTTACAATGACCTATCTGTTATCTATGAAGACTTATACGCAATTACAGGTGATGTTAATTATAGAGAAAAAGTATTGGCAGTAAAAAATAAATCAGGTAGGAAAAATGTAATTATAAAATAA
- a CDS encoding transposase: protein MYQLQLLLNIPELFTSQSKIDFYSSMFENLDLSSIPEFPSSSPGRKGYSHHALFRAFIVMKAERFGTISDLLDYLRNNLIIAHLCGFDISKPLPSYWTFRRFINDFSHDYLTSIFQNQVNILKNMGIISGEFISMDSTPIKANTKLNNPKSFSKNKFSKDNQPKSDKDCKLGVYSASNDSSNKRYKFYWGYKNHIIVDAISGLPIAETTTPADAPDFEAALSLLEKTNKWFNLKYVNFIADKGYDVKKLYNYVRNILHGHCFIPLNKRNSKNPPLTDDGYMVCEAGIKMLKDGKQYFDGFIKQKFVCKFCNSKDDSACPINHPKYFNGKKHRGCTKYAIISSDYRSSINRDSLYFKAVYKLRIESERYNSRFKALDFEKAYVRNINSVSNLNTFGHITLLTVAIVAIKLGKYDEFRSLVALMQSA, encoded by the coding sequence ATGTACCAGCTTCAATTGCTTTTAAATATACCTGAACTCTTTACCTCTCAGTCTAAAATTGATTTCTATTCTTCTATGTTTGAAAATCTTGACCTGTCTTCAATACCTGAATTCCCTTCCTCTAGTCCTGGCCGTAAGGGTTATTCTCACCATGCACTTTTTAGAGCTTTTATTGTCATGAAAGCTGAAAGATTCGGCACAATTTCTGACCTTTTAGATTATCTCCGCAATAATCTTATCATTGCTCATCTTTGTGGCTTCGACATTTCTAAACCTCTTCCTTCTTATTGGACTTTTCGCCGTTTTATTAATGACTTCTCTCATGATTATTTGACCTCTATTTTTCAAAATCAGGTCAATATCCTCAAAAATATGGGTATTATCTCCGGTGAGTTTATTTCCATGGATTCTACCCCTATTAAAGCTAACACTAAGTTAAATAACCCTAAGTCTTTTTCTAAAAATAAATTCTCTAAAGATAATCAGCCTAAGTCAGATAAGGATTGTAAATTAGGCGTTTATTCTGCTTCTAACGATTCTTCTAATAAACGCTATAAGTTTTATTGGGGCTATAAAAATCACATTATTGTTGATGCTATCTCTGGTTTACCCATCGCTGAAACTACTACCCCCGCTGATGCCCCTGATTTTGAAGCCGCTTTATCTTTGCTTGAGAAGACTAATAAGTGGTTTAACCTTAAGTATGTTAATTTTATTGCCGATAAAGGCTATGATGTTAAGAAACTTTATAATTATGTTAGAAATATTCTCCACGGTCATTGCTTTATTCCTCTTAACAAGCGTAATTCTAAAAATCCCCCTCTGACTGATGATGGTTATATGGTCTGTGAAGCGGGTATTAAAATGCTTAAAGATGGCAAGCAATATTTTGATGGTTTTATTAAGCAAAAATTTGTTTGCAAGTTCTGTAATTCTAAGGATGATTCTGCCTGCCCTATAAATCATCCTAAATATTTTAATGGCAAAAAGCATAGAGGCTGTACTAAGTATGCTATTATATCTTCTGATTATAGGTCCTCTATTAATAGAGACTCCCTATATTTTAAGGCCGTCTACAAATTGAGAATTGAATCAGAAAGATATAATTCCCGCTTTAAAGCTCTGGATTTTGAAAAGGCTTATGTTAGAAATATTAATTCTGTGAGCAACCTTAATACTTTTGGCCATATTACTTTGCTTACTGTCGCTATTGTAGCTATTAAATTGGGCAAATATGATGAGTTTAGATCTCTTGTTGCTTTGATGCAATCGGCCTAA
- a CDS encoding ABC transporter ATP-binding protein: MTEILKIENLTKIYPNGVKANDNLNISVREREIIGIIGPNGAGKTTLIRQVLGLLRPTNGKIEIFGEDISKSPHIVRENISYCPQNILYFPSLTVKETIEFALKFKGLKNELLSQKVEEALKGSGLENFKNHAGYMLSSGMMRLLLLNIAIVKDSPLLILDEPTAMVDVISKTRIWERLSQLRSMKNKAVLIASHDMNEVKSLCDRVYVIVKGKIIAEGSPEEISTLMKMPVEITFIPFDEEKVEKVEKVFEYEKPLGFKKEYNVFNVTFDELNKGINFIKEVNELAGLKYLELEAPSFEKTVVKLLEEGDKK; encoded by the coding sequence ATGACAGAAATTTTAAAAATTGAAAATTTAACCAAAATATATCCTAATGGAGTCAAAGCAAACGACAATCTTAATATTTCAGTTAGAGAAAGAGAGATTATCGGAATTATTGGGCCTAATGGCGCAGGGAAAACCACTCTAATAAGGCAAGTACTTGGGTTACTGCGTCCTACCAATGGGAAAATTGAAATTTTTGGGGAAGACATATCTAAAAGCCCCCATATTGTTAGAGAAAATATTAGCTATTGTCCTCAAAATATTCTGTATTTTCCTTCCCTTACGGTAAAAGAAACTATCGAATTTGCACTTAAATTTAAAGGCTTAAAAAACGAACTTCTTTCCCAAAAAGTAGAAGAAGCTTTAAAAGGTTCGGGACTTGAAAATTTTAAAAATCATGCAGGATATATGCTTTCTTCTGGTATGATGAGGCTTTTGTTACTAAATATTGCTATTGTTAAGGATTCACCTCTTCTTATTCTTGATGAACCGACAGCTATGGTTGATGTGATTTCAAAGACTCGAATTTGGGAAAGGCTATCTCAATTGAGAAGTATGAAAAATAAGGCTGTTTTGATTGCAAGTCACGACATGAATGAAGTAAAATCTCTTTGTGATAGAGTGTACGTAATAGTAAAAGGGAAAATTATAGCAGAAGGTTCACCAGAAGAAATTTCAACTTTAATGAAGATGCCGGTAGAGATAACATTTATTCCTTTTGACGAAGAAAAAGTAGAAAAAGTAGAAAAAGTATTTGAATATGAAAAACCTCTCGGTTTTAAAAAAGAATATAATGTTTTTAATGTTACTTTTGATGAACTTAATAAAGGAATTAACTTTATAAAAGAAGTAAATGAATTAGCGGGGCTTAAATATTTGGAGCTGGAGGCTCCTTCATTTGAGAAAACTGTTGTAAAACTATTGGAGGAAGGAGATAAAAAATGA
- a CDS encoding radical SAM/SPASM domain-containing protein gives MSKELKLSQYVLIKEDFPIKGYYLLYSTLTRSVIVLETEIFERISNKDFEKCPENIIEELFNQGILVSYSDNESNYIKYFIEKGKFSNPGFGAMILTTYDCNLKCEYCIETEIQGFRRENMTNDTTKDIINWIQRKIDEKSYRILELVFYGGEPLLNKDPIFQICNYFYNETLKKNLTFSFSIITNGTIELSDDELKTLTKNNLKFIQITIDGSKYIHDKRRPYKNGEGSFSDIIKNLKKFLEFTKVAVRINVDSANMEDIDNLLKYLKEEGLNNRVYIDFSPQMKSCYPSLQCDSNVLTDKAFSEFLIKKALPSAKRDGFPITRRFVDSGPCLLLSESQFVIDPVGDIYKCGGFVGKKEFSIGNVRDKKFNSKYVEFITMDRWRECIECPYVPLCGGGCAFESYVNVGDYTKKICKKQLFSRVTMEVLASSLDTEKIVDHLKKRKDLNGKVV, from the coding sequence ATGTCCAAAGAACTTAAATTATCTCAATATGTACTAATAAAAGAAGATTTCCCAATAAAAGGCTACTATTTGCTTTATAGTACTTTGACTAGAAGTGTTATTGTTTTAGAAACAGAAATTTTTGAGAGAATTAGCAATAAAGATTTTGAAAAATGCCCTGAAAACATTATTGAAGAACTTTTTAATCAAGGGATATTAGTCTCTTATTCTGATAATGAGTCTAATTATATAAAATACTTTATCGAAAAAGGCAAGTTCAGCAATCCAGGATTTGGGGCCATGATATTGACCACTTATGATTGTAATTTGAAATGCGAATACTGTATAGAAACAGAAATCCAAGGATTCAGAAGGGAAAATATGACTAATGATACAACGAAAGATATAATTAATTGGATTCAAAGAAAGATAGATGAAAAATCCTACCGCATCCTAGAACTGGTATTTTATGGTGGCGAACCTTTACTTAATAAAGATCCGATATTTCAAATTTGCAATTATTTTTATAATGAAACCCTTAAGAAAAATTTAACTTTTTCCTTTAGCATTATTACAAATGGGACTATTGAACTTTCTGATGATGAATTAAAAACACTAACGAAAAATAACCTCAAATTTATTCAGATAACAATTGATGGAAGCAAGTACATTCATGATAAAAGAAGACCATATAAAAATGGGGAGGGAAGTTTTTCAGATATTATAAAGAACTTAAAAAAATTTTTGGAATTTACTAAAGTAGCTGTAAGAATTAATGTAGATAGTGCAAATATGGAAGATATAGATAATTTATTAAAGTACCTTAAAGAAGAAGGTTTAAACAATAGAGTTTATATTGATTTTTCTCCTCAAATGAAGTCTTGTTATCCATCTTTACAGTGTGATTCTAACGTTTTAACAGACAAAGCCTTTAGCGAATTTTTAATTAAGAAAGCACTTCCCTCAGCGAAAAGAGACGGATTTCCCATTACGCGAAGATTTGTAGATAGCGGACCATGTCTTCTTCTTTCAGAGTCACAGTTTGTGATTGATCCTGTGGGAGATATATATAAGTGTGGTGGTTTTGTTGGTAAAAAAGAATTTTCAATAGGAAATGTTAGAGATAAAAAATTTAATAGCAAATATGTGGAATTCATTACAATGGATAGATGGAGAGAATGTATTGAGTGTCCATATGTGCCTTTATGTGGGGGAGGCTGTGCTTTTGAATCCTATGTTAATGTAGGAGATTATACTAAAAAAATTTGTAAAAAACAACTCTTTTCAAGAGTTACCATGGAAGTCCTTGCTAGTTCTCTAGACACAGAGAAAATAGTTGATCATTTGAAGAAACGAAAAGATTTAAATGGAAAGGTAGTATAA
- a CDS encoding ATP-binding cassette domain-containing protein, translating to MSAIKKGGKYALVGTSGAGKSTILKLLLKQYENYEGKILLDGIELRQIDKKDLFKIITLLHQNVFIFDGTVKDNITLFNDKYTDEEVIRAAKIAGLGPLLEKLPEGIYSDVGEGGKLLSGGERQRIAVARSIITNASILALDEATAALDNETAYLIEKTILEMKDITAIVVTHRLWSELLKKYDEIIVLKDGKVIESGKFDELLDRKGYFYSLFNIEKLDKVEEPVREEGIFVV from the coding sequence TTGTCTGCAATCAAAAAAGGTGGAAAATACGCTTTAGTAGGAACAAGTGGGGCAGGAAAATCGACTATACTGAAATTATTGTTAAAACAATATGAAAACTATGAAGGGAAGATATTATTAGATGGGATTGAATTAAGGCAAATAGATAAGAAAGACTTGTTCAAAATAATTACGTTATTACATCAAAATGTATTCATATTTGACGGCACAGTAAAAGACAACATAACTCTTTTTAATGACAAATACACAGATGAAGAAGTAATAAGAGCAGCAAAGATAGCGGGGTTAGGGCCATTGTTAGAGAAATTGCCAGAGGGGATATACAGTGATGTAGGGGAAGGAGGTAAATTATTATCAGGAGGGGAGAGGCAGAGGATAGCGGTAGCCAGGTCAATAATAACAAATGCATCGATTTTGGCGTTAGATGAGGCGACAGCAGCGTTAGACAATGAGACAGCCTATTTAATAGAGAAAACGATATTGGAGATGAAAGATATAACAGCAATAGTAGTGACACACAGATTATGGAGTGAGTTACTGAAGAAATATGATGAGATAATAGTATTAAAAGATGGGAAAGTAATAGAGAGTGGGAAATTTGATGAGCTATTAGATAGGAAAGGATATTTTTACAGTTTATTTAATATAGAGAAGTTGGATAAAGTAGAGGAGCCAGTGAGGGAAGAAGGAATATTTGTGGTGTAA
- a CDS encoding helix-turn-helix domain-containing protein, with protein sequence MLSSIGDKIKALRLQKNLSQSELCGNFMSRVVLSRIENGKALPSLEQLAYLAEKLEVPVSYFFSDSTGEKYILFEKNSSLLKDLFLAKDYYEIIKWSEENHNAFCEVEDSNKYYYLGMSYFYSNIFDKALKILKKYINAFTKSSTDFKRENIEKFSDALNSLFKIMLKNKNYEKGFHYLELARKYLYQFNALSLPVSFAIHNNLAYTYLKTCQFQKVVIILENFINYNNDIISLKIMPDIYTSLNIAYYNLGNYEKALYYIKKAILLFEFQGDHLEAGKCYLNYINTLRHSSKFKEAFEVLEKAKNDYKDDAELYHKFKIQEMILYFNIGMYEKVIELSESINTSLLSMRGKKELAFILGHIKYLNKEFEEAYRFLKKCEKYFAEEIFYNDLSVIYEDLYVITGDVNYREKVLAVKNKSGRKNVIIK encoded by the coding sequence ATGCTCTCTTCTATAGGCGATAAAATTAAAGCTTTGAGACTACAAAAAAATCTCTCACAAAGTGAATTGTGTGGAAATTTTATGAGTAGAGTGGTCTTGAGCAGAATTGAAAACGGGAAAGCACTCCCCTCATTAGAACAGTTAGCTTACCTCGCCGAAAAATTAGAAGTACCTGTAAGTTATTTCTTTAGTGATTCTACAGGAGAAAAATACATACTTTTTGAGAAAAATTCGTCTTTACTTAAAGACTTGTTTTTAGCCAAAGATTATTACGAAATTATTAAATGGTCCGAGGAAAATCACAATGCTTTTTGTGAAGTAGAAGATTCTAATAAATACTACTATCTTGGCATGTCTTATTTTTACTCCAATATCTTTGATAAAGCTTTAAAAATTTTGAAAAAATATATAAATGCTTTTACTAAATCAAGCACAGACTTTAAAAGGGAAAATATAGAAAAATTTTCTGATGCCTTAAACTCTCTTTTTAAAATAATGCTTAAAAATAAAAACTATGAAAAGGGATTTCATTACTTAGAGCTTGCAAGAAAGTATCTTTATCAATTTAATGCCTTGAGTTTACCTGTAAGTTTTGCAATACATAATAATTTAGCTTACACTTACCTCAAAACGTGTCAGTTCCAAAAAGTAGTAATTATATTGGAAAATTTCATTAATTACAATAATGATATTATAAGCCTTAAAATTATGCCAGATATATATACTTCTCTAAATATCGCCTATTACAACTTAGGAAATTATGAAAAAGCCCTTTACTATATAAAAAAAGCGATACTTTTATTTGAGTTTCAGGGCGATCATTTAGAAGCTGGAAAATGCTACCTGAACTATATAAATACCTTAAGGCACAGTAGCAAATTTAAAGAAGCCTTTGAAGTGCTTGAAAAAGCTAAGAATGATTACAAAGATGACGCTGAACTTTATCACAAGTTTAAAATTCAAGAGATGATTCTTTATTTTAATATCGGTATGTATGAAAAAGTTATTGAACTTTCAGAAAGCATTAATACTTCTTTACTCAGCATGAGAGGGAAAAAAGAGCTCGCTTTCATATTAGGTCATATAAAATACTTGAATAAAGAATTTGAGGAGGCTTATAGATTTCTTAAAAAATGCGAAAAATATTTTGCTGAAGAGATTTTTTACAATGACCTATCTGTTATCTATGAAGACTTGTACGTAATTACAGGGGATGTTAATTATAGAGAAAAAGTATTAGCAGTAAAAAATAAATCAGGTAGGAAAAATGTAATTATAAAATAA